In Streptomyces sp. NBC_00483, a single window of DNA contains:
- a CDS encoding dihydrofolate reductase family protein, which translates to MRNPIRLYMSMSLDGFIAGPDDRPGQELGRDGGRLFNWLDDRKSDGPSGQVYREALATGAVISGRRTFELAGRWQGDHHDGAPIFVLTHHVDDGDVPPGHARFVTDVEDCARQARAAAGDRPVMVHGAGAAQALLRAGHIDEMEIHLIPVLLGDGRRLFDHLGADHIELDLTRRLDDRDVTYLRYRVRGSEGAA; encoded by the coding sequence ATGCGCAATCCGATTCGGCTGTACATGTCGATGTCGCTCGACGGCTTCATCGCCGGTCCGGACGATCGACCGGGCCAGGAGCTCGGCCGCGACGGCGGACGCCTCTTCAACTGGCTCGACGACAGGAAATCCGACGGCCCCAGCGGACAGGTCTACCGCGAGGCGCTGGCGACCGGCGCGGTGATCTCCGGCCGTCGCACCTTCGAACTCGCCGGACGCTGGCAGGGCGACCACCACGACGGGGCGCCGATCTTCGTCCTCACCCATCACGTGGACGACGGGGACGTACCGCCCGGCCACGCACGATTCGTCACCGACGTCGAGGACTGCGCCCGGCAGGCCCGCGCGGCCGCCGGGGACCGGCCGGTCATGGTCCACGGGGCGGGCGCGGCCCAGGCGCTCCTGCGGGCCGGCCACATCGACGAGATGGAGATCCACCTGATCCCGGTCCTCCTCGGAGACGGCCGGCGCCTGTTCGACCACCTCGGTGCCGACCACATCGAACTCGACCTCACCCGACGCCTCGACGACCGGGACGTCACGTACTTGCGCTACCGGGTGCGCGGCTCCGAGGGGGCTGCGTAA
- a CDS encoding STAS domain-containing protein: protein MSTPTSPLFDINVVDAGDLVLLRARGELDLNTAPGLDRVLVPLHPRRCELDFAEVPFTDSTGINLLVRHQQLAADAGGSLRLIAVSGPVRRVLDISGTARLLLATPEPPPTEATDS, encoded by the coding sequence ATGAGCACGCCGACCTCACCCCTCTTCGACATCAACGTCGTCGACGCCGGAGACCTCGTCCTCCTCCGCGCGCGCGGGGAACTCGACCTGAACACCGCGCCCGGCCTCGACCGGGTGCTTGTCCCGTTGCACCCACGGCGCTGCGAACTCGACTTCGCCGAGGTGCCGTTCACCGACTCGACCGGCATCAACCTCCTCGTGCGCCATCAACAGCTGGCCGCCGACGCGGGAGGCAGCCTGCGCCTGATCGCCGTCAGCGGCCCCGTCCGCCGGGTCCTGGACATCTCCGGCACCGCCCGCCTCCTGCTCGCCACCCCCGAACCGCCGCCGACGGAGGCCACCGACTCCTGA
- a CDS encoding GlxA family transcriptional regulator, with protein MSASRPHHVAVLVLEGAKPLDVGIPAQVFTARASMPYEVRVCGAEPGLVTGGDGLAYSVAYGLEALAWADIVFVPGYRFPDREDPPRAVVDALLAAHERGARLAAISTGAFALAATGLLDGRRATTHWHYTRALAARHPLVQVDENVLFVDEGSVLTSAGAASGIDLCLHILRGDLGVAASNHAARRLVAAPYRSGGQAQYVPRSVPEPLGERFAATREWALHRLGEPLTLDTLARQAGVSPRTFSRRFVDETGYTPMQWVMRARIDLARELLERSQRSVEQIAADVGLGTGANLRLHFQRILGTTPSEYRRTFTPGG; from the coding sequence GTGTCAGCCTCCCGCCCGCACCATGTCGCCGTCCTCGTGCTCGAGGGCGCCAAGCCGCTCGACGTCGGGATTCCCGCGCAGGTGTTCACGGCCCGCGCGAGCATGCCGTACGAGGTGCGGGTGTGCGGGGCGGAGCCCGGGCTCGTGACCGGCGGCGACGGACTCGCGTACTCCGTGGCGTACGGGCTCGAAGCCCTCGCGTGGGCCGACATCGTCTTCGTTCCCGGCTACCGGTTCCCCGACCGCGAGGACCCGCCGCGGGCCGTCGTCGACGCGCTGCTCGCCGCCCACGAGCGGGGCGCCCGGCTCGCCGCCATCTCGACCGGCGCCTTCGCGCTCGCCGCCACGGGACTGCTCGACGGCAGGCGCGCCACGACGCACTGGCACTACACGCGCGCCCTCGCGGCCAGGCATCCGCTCGTCCAGGTCGACGAGAACGTGCTGTTCGTCGACGAGGGCAGCGTGCTCACCTCGGCCGGCGCCGCCTCCGGCATCGACCTGTGCCTGCACATCCTGCGCGGCGACCTCGGAGTCGCCGCGTCCAACCACGCCGCCCGCCGCCTGGTCGCCGCGCCCTACCGCAGCGGCGGCCAGGCCCAGTACGTGCCGCGCAGCGTCCCCGAGCCGCTCGGGGAGCGATTCGCCGCCACCCGCGAATGGGCGCTGCACCGGCTCGGCGAGCCCCTCACCCTCGACACGCTGGCGCGGCAGGCCGGGGTGTCACCGCGCACCTTCTCCCGGCGCTTCGTCGACGAGACCGGCTACACCCCGATGCAGTGGGTGATGCGCGCCCGTATCGACCTGGCCCGCGAACTGCTCGAGCGCTCGCAGCGCAGCGTCGAACAGATCGCCGCCGACGTCGGGCTCGGCACCGGCGCGAACCTGAGGCTGCACTTCCAGCGCATCCTCGGCACCACACCGAGCGAGTACCGGCGCACCTTCACCCCGGGCGGCTGA